The genomic region GATGCCTGCGCGACGAGCGCAGCGTGGTCGGCGTCGCCGATGATGCGCCCCTTCTCCATCGTTATGGCCTGGTCATATGTCCGATGACGCCGGGATCATGGCTGACCAGCGTCATGTCATGCGATACCGCGAGATCGTTGAGCAGGTCGAGAATGCCGGCCTGGACGGACGCATTCAGCGCCGAGGTCGGCTCATCGAGCAGCAGCAATGACCTCATTGCAACAGTATCTCGCTACTTCGATCCTGGCACCCAATGCAGGAAAAATAGCCCTCTTCGGCGACCTCTGCCAATGAATTGCAAAGCCGCACGAGATCGTCAAGTGGGCGAAACTCGCGCATCTTGAGCCAGCTTCCTGATGGTGACCTACTCTCTTTTGTTCCGCGGAGGTTTCGACTGACAGGAGCGTCAGCTCTTGCCTTTCCAGGGCACGAGCCATGCCTCCAAGGCACGCATCACCAGCGTAAAGGCAAACGCGCAAGCGGCGATGATGCCGATGCCGACGAATACCACATCCGTTGCCAGAAATTGCGAGGCCGACATGATCATGAACCCAATTCCGCGGGTTGCCGCGATCAATTCGGCCGCCACAAGCGTTCCCCAGCCGACGCCGAGCGCGATGCGGATGCCCGTCAGGATTTCCGGCAATGCCGAGGGCAAAACGATGTCGAAAAACAGGTTCCAGCGGCTGGCGCCCAGCGACAGCGCAGCGTTGACCCGCTCGATCGGTAGGGACCGCACACCGGCCTGGGCAGACAGGCAGATTGGCGCGAACATCGCCAGAACCAGCAGGGTGATCTTAGACGTCTCGCCAATGCCGAGCCAGATGATCATCAGCGGCAGGTAGGCGAGTGGCGGCAGCGGCCAGTAGAATTCGATGGGCGTGTCGAGTACGCCCTTGGCCCAGCGGTTCAATCCCATGGCCAGCCCGACGGGCACGCCGAAAAGACAGGCAACGAACGCGGCAGAGAGAATTCGAAACAGGCTGGCCGAGACATGCTCCCAGAGTGATGCGCCAGCATAGCCGTCATTGTAGACGGCGACTGCCTGCTTCACGACTTCTTCCGGCGTCGGCAGAAAGAGATGGGCGACGAGCCCAGATTTCGCCACGCCCCACCAGGCGGCCAAGAGCAAAATACCGGTGATGATGCTGATCGGTGCAGTCGATCGCTCGCCTATGCCGAAGGTGCGCATCTTGACGAGGCGATGGGTCGCCTCCGCCTCGGGATGGAGAATGCTCGCTGCTTCTGTCAGTTCGGTCATTCGGCAGCGCTCCTGACGTCGTCGGTGCTGTGGATGATGGTGCGGATCTCTTCGCGCAGATCGGCAAATTTGGACGATGTCTTGATCGCCCGCGCATCGCCACTTTTGGCAAGATCCTTGACGAAATCGAGGCTGAATCTAGCGACGACCCGGCCTGGGCGCGGCGACATGACGATCAGTTCTGTGCCAAGGAACAGCGCCTCCTCGATCGAATGGGTGATGAAGAAGATGCGCTTTCGCGTCCGGTGCCAGATCGACACCAGAAGCTCCTGCATTTGCTCGCGCGTCAGACTGTCGAGCGCGCCGAACGGCTCGTCCATGAGCAGGATATCCGGCTCCGTCGCCAGTGCCCGGGCGATGCCGACGCGCTGGCGCATTCCACCGGAGAGCTCATGAGGCAGGGCGTTGCCGAACTCGCCGAGACCAACCAGCTGCAGCAGCTCCTGCGATTTCTCGCGGCGCTCGAATTTTCCGGCGCCCGCAAATTTCAGCCCCAGGCCAACATTGTCGAGGACCGACTTCCAGGGCAGGAGCGTATCTTTCTGAAACACGACGCCACGGTCGGCACCGGGCTTTTCGATCGGCCGGCCGTCCAGCGTTATCTTGCCTTCCGACAGCGGCAGAAATCCGGCGATGGCATGCAGCAAGGTCGACTTGCCACAGCCGGAAGCACCCAGTGCAACGACGAAACCCTGGTCGGGGATGTCGAGAGACACCCGGTCCAGAGCATGCACAGTGCGGCCATCCCGCGCTTTGAAATAGACGGAGGCGCGTTCGACTTTCAGCATATGTGAAATCCAATTCGTTTCCCGCGCTGCGAATAACGACAGCGCGGGACAGCTGCTATCAGTTACTCGGCGCGACGACGGCGTCCGGCGTGACGAAGGCGGCGTAGCTTGGCAGGACGTCCGAGACCTTGCCCTGGTCCTTAAGGAACGTTGCTGTATCCTTGAGGATTTTGGCCGCACCGGACTTCTCACCACCGCCGAGCCAGGCATCGGAAGCCTGAACTTCAGGTGTCAGTAATGTCAGGTTCTTCAGTGCGGCAGATTGCTGTTCCGCCGTGCCGCCGAGCTGCTTGGCCAGCAGCTTGGCGTTGTCGCTGTCCGGCCCCCAAGCGGGCTTGTCGTTGGCGAAGGAAGCATAGGAGGCGTTGATAACGCCGGCAAAGTTTTTCAGGAAACCGGGGTTCTTGTCGGCGAAGTCGGTAGCGGCGACCCAGGCGGAGAAGGTCGGCGCTCCTTTGTCGGCAACCTCCTTGGAGGTGATAAGCACCTTGCCGTTCTTTTTCAGTTCAGTCAGCGCTGGATCCCAAACGAAGCCGCCATCGATATCACCGCGCGCGAAACCCGCAACGATCTGCGGCTGGGGAATGGCGAAGACCTGAACGTCCTTTTCGGTCAGGCCGAGGCTCTTGATGAGAGCGAGAAGCTGGTAGTGGTCAGTCGAGACCGGAGCGGCCGCCAGCTTCTTGCCTTTCAGATCCGCTAGCGTATTGATCCCAGAGCCATTGCGCACGACAAGCGCTTCGTCGATGCCCGAAATCGACGAGAGGTAGAAGGCCTTGACGGCCAGGCCGCGCGAAGTCGCCGCTGCAAAGGGGCTGGAACCGACATAGCCGACCTGCACGTCACCGGAGGCGATGGCGGCAAAGATATCGGCGCCAGAATTGAATTTACGGAAATCGATGTCATAGCCGGTCGCCTTGGCAAAGGCGCCGTTAGCGATGCCGACCGACGACGGCAAGGCATCCGTCTGATAGCCAACGACGACTTTTTTGTCGGCCGCACTGGCTCCGAAGGCAGCAACCAGTGTCATTGCGCCGAACAAGCTGGCAAGCAGTCCCTTGTGGAGTTTCATTGTCCCGTCCCTACCCATGTGGCGCACGTCGCCGTTTCTTGAGCCGTCGCCTTTCGTGACGCCGGCGACTATAGGCTAAGCAGGGGCTTTGAGCTTTCACAGTTCAAATATACTAAAATTCAAGATGAGTTGGGAAATAGCTTCCTGTCAAAGCTGCATCCGGCATCTTTACACGCAGGGGGATGCGGATGACTGCTTGACGACGTCGGCTGTTAGCCGACAGATCGAATCTGTTCTTTCGTCAAACCTAAGTGGTGTTCGCAGATGACAGCCGGCTATGGATTAGGCTTTCGACGGCGGGGTCCGCTTTGCGGTGCCCTGCGGTGACAACTCCGGTCGCCCCACGCTGTCGGGGCAGCTTTCGTTGGGGCGTCGACTATGAGACGACGCCAGGACTCGCAATCGGGGTCACTATGCACTATGACTTATACGTCTTCTTTGGATGTTGCGACCTTAGTCGTGCTGATCTGTCGGGAGTTGAGTGAATGCTTGAACGGGTCGAGCGAAAGGATGCCTGTCGCGGAATTAACAGGGCAGTCCCCGCGTCTCCGCTCCTCATTTACGTTATCAATCTGGATCGCTGCATCGAGCGCTGGGATCGCCTCCGCACCCAGGCTGTCCAGCATGGCCTGAACCTCGTTCGGGTCGCAGCCGTAGACGGCCAATCTGTGCTCGCGGAGGAGCGGGTCGGCTTTCATCCCCGCTCCTTCAGTTATCACAACGGCCGCACGATCCTCGCCGGCGAATACGGCTGTTATCGAAGCCACCTGCTGGCTCTTGAAACCTTCGTTGCCAGTGGCGACGCGATGGCCATCATCATAGAGGATGATGTCGACCTCAACGCGGCACTTATCCCGCGGGCCATGGCGGCCGTGGCGGCCGTGCCTGGCACCGAGGGCAGCGTCATCAAGCTCGCAAATCACCGAAAGGTCGGTTTCAGACCAGTCGCTATGACCACCCTCGGCGATGTCGTCGGCCGCTGCCTGCATGGTCCCCAGGGCTCGGCTGCTTGCTACATCGTCACGCGCGAAGCGGCGTTGAAGTTGGTAAAAAGGTTGAATACGGTTCTGTTGCCCTACGATGTCGCTCTCGAACGCGGCTGGTCGACTGGTGTCCAGACGTTTTCGACAGAAGACAATCTCGTAACATTCAGTCCGCATCGAAGAGATACGACGATCGGCAAGAGGTCGCATTACAGGGCTGCCAAGCGACACTTCATGCTGCGCATGACAACCCACTGGTTCCGCGCTCACGACCAGCTGCGACGGTGGTTCTATGCGACATGGGGATGCCAGCGGATCAGCCGCTAGAAGCTTCCAGGCGCTCAAAGCAAACACAAAAGACCGCGAGCAGGTCTATGCGGCGGCCTCTCCCTCGCGTTCGCGAAACACCAGGTCCACCACATCTCCATTCGGGGCATAGCCGGAGACCAGCATCTTCAGGATGCTCTGGGCGAGCGGAATGTCATTTTCATCCAAAGCCTTCTCCAGCGCCGCCAGGCGTTCGGACAATTCCGGCCACCTGAGAAAATCCTCGCGAGCCCGCATGATGCGCGGATGCGGCGTCGGCTGCGGGTTGTCGCCGATCAGCAGTTCCTCGAAGAGTTTTTCGCCGGGACGCAGGCCGGTAATCCGCAACTCGATATCGCCCTCGGGATTATCGTCGTCCAGAACACTGAAGCCGGAGAGCTCGACCATACGGCGGGCGAGATCGACGATGCGGACCGGTTCTCCCATGTCGAGCAGAAAGACATCCCCGCCCGAGGCCATGGCGCCGGCCTGGATGACCAGCTGCGAGGCTTCCGGGATTGTCATGAAATAGCGGGTGATCTCCGGATGGGTGAGCGTAACCGGGCCACCGTCACGGATCTGCTGGCGAAACAGCGGCACGACGGAACCCGATGAGCCCAGCACGTTGCCGAAGCGGACCATCGAAAAACTCGTGGTCGTGCCGCTGGTGACGCGATCAGCGTCGAGGGCCTGCAGTACCATCTCCGCCAGTCGCTTGCTCGCGCCCATGATATTGGTCGGACGAACCGCCTTGTCCGTGCTGATGAGGACGAAATTCTCGACGCCAGCCTTTTGCGCCGCCGTGGCTGCGGCGACGGTCCCGGTGACGTTGTTCTTGATACCCTCGGCAGGGTTATATTCGACGAGCGGCACGTGCTTGTAGGCGGCAGCGTGATAGACGGTGCTGGGCTTCCACGCCGTCATGATCTGCTCCAGACGCGGCCCGTCGCGAACGGAGGCAAGAAAAGGGATGATGCGGATCTCGGCATCCTGGATCGCCAGCGCCGCCTTTTCCAGCTCGCCCAAAATGAGATAGAGGCCGAATTCGTTCTGCTCTACCAGCAGCAGGCTGGAGGGGCGGTTCTTGACGATCTGGCGGCACAGCTCGCTGCCGATCGAGCCTCCAGCACCGGTCACCATGACGACCTTTCCGCGGATGTTGCGGTCGAGCAAAGCCTGGTCGGGCGCAATGACATCGCGGCCAAGAAGATCCTCGATATCGAGTTCACGCAAGTCTGAGACGGCCACACGTCCCTGCGCCAAGGCGGTCAGGTCGGGCATGGTGCGGACGGTGACGCGGGCCTTGCGAATCGCCTCCAGGATTTCGTTGCGGCGTTGCCTTGTGGCATTCGGCAGCGCCAGCAATACATCGCGTGTTTCGCCGGTAGCAACGAGTGCCGGCAGGTCGGCGGGATCGTAGATCGGCAGCCCGGCCATGATACTGCCATGCAGGTGCCTGTCATCGTCAAGAAAGCCTACGACATTTAGCTCCGAGCTATTGGACAGAGCTGCGGCGAGCTGCCTTCCGGAAGCACCAGCGCCATAGATCAACACTTTTGCCAGCGAATTGCGGTTCAGAAGCCGCTGGTAAGCGTTGCCGAGCCAATAGCGTGTCCACATGCGCGACAGCCCGACGGCGATCAGAAGCAGCAACGGCTGCAATATGCCGACGGTACGCGGCACGCCTGGAATGCTGATCGCGGTGAAGATCGTCATGAAGGCCAGGCCGTATATCGCCACCGCCTTCACCACCGTCATGAACGCCGAGAGGCCGGCATAACGGAAAATCGCGCGGTAGAGCCCCAGCACGATGAAGATCGGGATCGCGAGCAGGAGCGAAACGAAGGCAGGGACCCATTCGACGCCCTCAAGGATTACCCACCCGTCAAGCCGCAGGCAATAGGCAAACCACACCGTAAGGACACAAAGGCTGGAGTCGACCAGGAGTGCAAAGGCGCGCTTTGTTACGCGCGGCAAAGCCAAAAAGGGCAGAACGAGCCGATCGGCAGATACCATCAACAATTTCCTCAGGCGCCGGTCATCCCAGTCCGCAATTGCATTTCTTCCGGGCGTATTCACCCGTCTCCAGTACACCTAGTATGTCTTGCTGCTTCCGACAGCAAAAGGCAATTGCGCGAGACAGCCGCGCTGCGTCTTTCGCAACGCTATAGCGCAATTGCACCGATGATCCGGGGACGGGCAATAACCGGCGGTCACGACCA from Rhizobium rhododendri harbors:
- a CDS encoding ABC transporter permease subunit codes for the protein MTELTEAASILHPEAEATHRLVKMRTFGIGERSTAPISIITGILLLAAWWGVAKSGLVAHLFLPTPEEVVKQAVAVYNDGYAGASLWEHVSASLFRILSAAFVACLFGVPVGLAMGLNRWAKGVLDTPIEFYWPLPPLAYLPLMIIWLGIGETSKITLLVLAMFAPICLSAQAGVRSLPIERVNAALSLGASRWNLFFDIVLPSALPEILTGIRIALGVGWGTLVAAELIAATRGIGFMIMSASQFLATDVVFVGIGIIAACAFAFTLVMRALEAWLVPWKGKS
- a CDS encoding taurine ABC transporter ATP-binding protein; amino-acid sequence: MLKVERASVYFKARDGRTVHALDRVSLDIPDQGFVVALGASGCGKSTLLHAIAGFLPLSEGKITLDGRPIEKPGADRGVVFQKDTLLPWKSVLDNVGLGLKFAGAGKFERREKSQELLQLVGLGEFGNALPHELSGGMRQRVGIARALATEPDILLMDEPFGALDSLTREQMQELLVSIWHRTRKRIFFITHSIEEALFLGTELIVMSPRPGRVVARFSLDFVKDLAKSGDARAIKTSSKFADLREEIRTIIHSTDDVRSAAE
- the tauA gene encoding taurine ABC transporter substrate-binding protein produces the protein MTLVAAFGASAADKKVVVGYQTDALPSSVGIANGAFAKATGYDIDFRKFNSGADIFAAIASGDVQVGYVGSSPFAAATSRGLAVKAFYLSSISGIDEALVVRNGSGINTLADLKGKKLAAAPVSTDHYQLLALIKSLGLTEKDVQVFAIPQPQIVAGFARGDIDGGFVWDPALTELKKNGKVLITSKEVADKGAPTFSAWVAATDFADKNPGFLKNFAGVINASYASFANDKPAWGPDSDNAKLLAKQLGGTAEQQSAALKNLTLLTPEVQASDAWLGGGEKSGAAKILKDTATFLKDQGKVSDVLPSYAAFVTPDAVVAPSN
- a CDS encoding glycosyltransferase family 25 protein, producing MLERVERKDACRGINRAVPASPLLIYVINLDRCIERWDRLRTQAVQHGLNLVRVAAVDGQSVLAEERVGFHPRSFSYHNGRTILAGEYGCYRSHLLALETFVASGDAMAIIIEDDVDLNAALIPRAMAAVAAVPGTEGSVIKLANHRKVGFRPVAMTTLGDVVGRCLHGPQGSAACYIVTREAALKLVKRLNTVLLPYDVALERGWSTGVQTFSTEDNLVTFSPHRRDTTIGKRSHYRAAKRHFMLRMTTHWFRAHDQLRRWFYATWGCQRISR
- a CDS encoding polysaccharide biosynthesis protein, translating into MVSADRLVLPFLALPRVTKRAFALLVDSSLCVLTVWFAYCLRLDGWVILEGVEWVPAFVSLLLAIPIFIVLGLYRAIFRYAGLSAFMTVVKAVAIYGLAFMTIFTAISIPGVPRTVGILQPLLLLIAVGLSRMWTRYWLGNAYQRLLNRNSLAKVLIYGAGASGRQLAAALSNSSELNVVGFLDDDRHLHGSIMAGLPIYDPADLPALVATGETRDVLLALPNATRQRRNEILEAIRKARVTVRTMPDLTALAQGRVAVSDLRELDIEDLLGRDVIAPDQALLDRNIRGKVVMVTGAGGSIGSELCRQIVKNRPSSLLLVEQNEFGLYLILGELEKAALAIQDAEIRIIPFLASVRDGPRLEQIMTAWKPSTVYHAAAYKHVPLVEYNPAEGIKNNVTGTVAAATAAQKAGVENFVLISTDKAVRPTNIMGASKRLAEMVLQALDADRVTSGTTTSFSMVRFGNVLGSSGSVVPLFRQQIRDGGPVTLTHPEITRYFMTIPEASQLVIQAGAMASGGDVFLLDMGEPVRIVDLARRMVELSGFSVLDDDNPEGDIELRITGLRPGEKLFEELLIGDNPQPTPHPRIMRAREDFLRWPELSERLAALEKALDENDIPLAQSILKMLVSGYAPNGDVVDLVFREREGEAAA